One genomic window of Campylobacter curvus includes the following:
- a CDS encoding M23 family metallopeptidase, which produces MTILEDLNTILYASKPTSYQLSQNGIGNDKLSYKLYSRDMSKVALAYKQDNIPKGVYISDNDSDKFIRAFNIIKQRSGVKDNEVVKVVVADNGEIIFPLKIRPLNDIGQPYDWSLATNNISATQSVFGKFRGGGRKHAARDLYTDIRDKESVDLNTFKSDVEIVAIADGEVLDTDDFYYDTHQITILHRTSKYGDFIIRYGEVDKDRKKVAKGDFVRQGDTIGYAGLMMDGSRHPDIVGKDKLVTMLHFEYFTNANLSVDKFRLTNRSNPPFMRRDDLADPLEILMDGYNNSFN; this is translated from the coding sequence ATGACGATACTAGAAGATTTAAATACTATCCTTTACGCATCAAAGCCTACGTCTTATCAACTATCTCAAAACGGCATTGGTAACGATAAACTCTCATACAAGCTTTATTCAAGAGATATGAGTAAAGTAGCACTTGCTTACAAGCAAGACAATATCCCGAAAGGTGTTTATATATCCGATAATGATAGCGATAAATTTATAAGGGCTTTCAATATAATCAAACAAAGGAGCGGGGTTAAAGATAATGAGGTTGTGAAAGTAGTAGTAGCGGATAACGGGGAGATTATCTTTCCTCTTAAGATAAGACCATTGAATGATATAGGACAGCCATATGATTGGAGCCTTGCAACAAATAATATATCAGCAACCCAGTCTGTATTCGGTAAGTTTAGAGGTGGCGGCAGAAAACACGCTGCAAGAGATCTATATACTGATATCAGAGATAAAGAGAGTGTCGATCTAAATACATTCAAATCCGATGTAGAGATCGTTGCTATAGCTGATGGTGAAGTATTAGATACTGATGATTTTTATTATGACACTCATCAAATCACCATACTGCATAGAACTAGTAAATATGGTGATTTCATCATCAGATATGGAGAAGTAGATAAGGATAGGAAAAAAGTTGCCAAAGGTGATTTCGTAAGGCAGGGTGATACGATAGGATATGCGGGATTGATGATGGATGGCAGCAGACATCCTGATATAGTAGGCAAAGATAAGCTTGTCACCATGCTACATTTTGAATACTTTACAAATGCCAATTTATCTGTTGATAAATTTCGTCTTACCAATAGAAGTAATCCTCCATTTATGCGTAGAGACGATCTTGCTGACCCTTTGGAGATTTTAATGGATGGATACAATAATAGCTTTAACTAG
- a CDS encoding glycoside hydrolase, whose protein sequence is MYGKDSSKNTRPDKTADQEMIANLVYADENRGERYKLGNIQEGDGYKYRGRGIKQLTGRTHYTNFSRYAYEQGLVSTNTYFVDSPKEVADNAKFALYSALWYWIDNKIYLIADKSKQASDNEDIVTSVTKKINPLLKGLDARKAAYKRIREANTFKIFE, encoded by the coding sequence ATGTATGGCAAAGATAGCAGTAAAAATACACGCCCAGATAAAACTGCCGATCAAGAAATGATAGCGAATTTGGTCTATGCCGATGAGAATAGGGGCGAGAGATACAAGCTTGGAAATATACAAGAAGGAGACGGTTATAAATATAGAGGCAGAGGAATTAAGCAATTAACCGGCAGAACTCATTACACAAATTTTAGCAGGTATGCTTATGAGCAAGGCTTGGTATCTACAAATACTTATTTTGTAGATAGTCCTAAAGAAGTAGCAGATAATGCTAAATTTGCTTTATACTCTGCATTGTGGTACTGGATAGATAATAAAATATATTTAATAGCAGATAAAAGCAAACAAGCATCAGATAATGAAGATATAGTAACGAGTGTAACTAAAAAAATAAACCCCTTACTTAAAGGACTGGATGCTAGAAAAGCAGCCTATAAGAGAATAAGAGAAGCAAATACGTTTAAAATTTTTGAATAA
- a CDS encoding aryl-sulfate sulfotransferase produces MKKTSFICVALACALGFGGAFLVPVPANAAVLAHQVKTQGELGTVFINPYDVAPLTAVIDRAGKDITDIHVRVLGKPNGGIDISYNVSPHALLTHDGVPVWGLYPDYLNEVEVSYKFEGVAKKEIYKIYAQPIVTVSRDFRFSHMQRAVPKKVDPSFKNRLYLINNTITGIHKPLDWRRGGAASWNDYTENFVVDTQGEVRWYLDYQKFYDRHEIDVRNGGMMMGFHQLGNGDLSFGMAQRYMRYDMMGKEVYNRVLPRGYIDLSHEVMPMPNGDLLLRVGKYDYHHADGRVSHTIRDHILQVDSTGKVVEEWDLNEIFGKNVYRANLIKALDARAVCLNIDMDAKEIKISDDLPFGDITSTGTGRNWAHVNSISYDVSDDSIILSLRHQGIVKIGRDKKVKWILASPEGWSEEFKAKVLVPVDKNGKKIKCENSKCEGDFDWSWTQHTAWLTARYDNKGSVKHLSVFDNGDGRGMEQPALKEDKYSRAVEYKIDEKKGTVEQTWEFGKERGFEFYSAVTSNVEWQKDKGTYFISSSNVNLLRPDKTIKMVLVEIDPKSNDIKFEMDVESASRDDVAYRALVIDPNIFGY; encoded by the coding sequence ATGAAAAAGACTTCCTTCATCTGCGTTGCACTCGCTTGCGCGCTTGGTTTTGGCGGTGCGTTTTTAGTTCCCGTGCCCGCAAACGCCGCAGTTCTCGCCCATCAGGTCAAGACCCAAGGCGAGCTGGGAACGGTGTTTATCAACCCTTATGACGTCGCACCGCTTACCGCTGTCATCGACCGCGCGGGCAAGGACATCACGGACATCCACGTGCGGGTGCTCGGCAAACCAAACGGCGGCATCGACATCAGCTACAACGTCTCACCCCACGCACTTCTCACGCACGATGGCGTGCCCGTTTGGGGGCTGTATCCGGACTACCTAAACGAAGTCGAAGTGAGCTATAAATTTGAAGGCGTTGCAAAAAAGGAAATTTATAAAATTTACGCTCAGCCTATCGTCACGGTTAGCCGCGATTTTCGCTTTTCGCACATGCAGCGAGCCGTGCCAAAGAAGGTCGATCCGTCGTTTAAAAACCGCCTTTATCTCATCAACAACACCATTACTGGTATCCACAAGCCCCTTGACTGGCGACGCGGCGGGGCTGCCAGCTGGAACGACTACACCGAAAATTTCGTCGTCGACACGCAAGGCGAGGTCAGATGGTATCTGGATTATCAGAAATTTTACGACCGCCACGAGATCGACGTGCGAAACGGCGGCATGATGATGGGCTTTCATCAGCTTGGTAACGGCGATCTTAGCTTTGGCATGGCGCAGCGATATATGCGCTACGATATGATGGGCAAGGAGGTCTATAATAGAGTGCTTCCGCGCGGCTACATCGATCTAAGCCACGAGGTGATGCCGATGCCAAACGGCGATCTGCTCCTGCGCGTGGGCAAATACGACTACCACCATGCCGACGGCAGAGTCTCGCACACGATCCGCGACCATATCTTGCAAGTAGATAGCACGGGCAAGGTCGTCGAGGAGTGGGATTTAAATGAAATTTTTGGCAAGAACGTTTATCGCGCGAACCTCATCAAAGCCCTCGACGCGCGTGCCGTGTGCCTAAACATCGATATGGACGCAAAAGAGATCAAAATCAGCGACGATCTGCCATTTGGCGACATCACTTCAACGGGCACCGGACGCAACTGGGCGCATGTAAATTCCATCTCCTACGACGTGAGCGACGATAGTATCATCTTGTCCTTGCGACATCAAGGCATCGTCAAGATCGGGCGCGACAAAAAGGTAAAATGGATATTGGCAAGCCCTGAGGGCTGGAGCGAGGAATTTAAAGCAAAAGTGCTCGTGCCCGTAGATAAAAACGGCAAAAAAATCAAATGCGAAAACTCAAAATGCGAGGGCGATTTTGACTGGTCTTGGACGCAGCACACCGCGTGGCTCACTGCGCGCTACGACAACAAGGGCAGTGTCAAACACCTAAGCGTCTTTGACAACGGCGACGGACGCGGCATGGAGCAGCCCGCACTCAAAGAGGACAAATACTCCCGCGCGGTCGAATACAAAATCGACGAGAAAAAGGGCACTGTAGAGCAGACGTGGGAGTTTGGCAAGGAGCGCGGATTTGAGTTTTATAGCGCGGTTACTAGCAACGTCGAGTGGCAAAAGGACAAGGGCACATACTTCATATCAAGCTCAAATGTAAATTTACTCCGCCCGGACAAGACGATAAAAATGGTGCTCGTGGAGATCGATCCAAAGAGTAATGATATAAAATTTGAAATGGACGTGGAGTCGGCGTCCCGCGATGATGTCGCGTATCGTGCGCTGGTAATCGATCCGAATATTTTTGGGTATTAA
- the purF gene encoding amidophosphoribosyltransferase, with the protein MCAIVGVINSKDAARTAYYALFAMQHRGQESSGISANDAGKIRTIKNRGLVTEVFGKDSFEILKGDMAIGHNRYSTAGSDSILDAQPVTENYALGSIALAHNGNLVNKDEIRKELIENGAIFSSNMDTENIIHLIAQNHSPHLQERIIYALSKIVGAYCLLIQSRHKIFAIRDRWGVRPLSLGRLKDGGYIVASETCAFDLVGAQFIREVRPGEMIVFEHGNDKFESIQLFEPDSRICAFEYIYFARPDSVIDGKNVYEVRKKMGAALAKKSRVKADFVVPVPDSGVPAALGYAQASGLPFEAAIVRNHYVGRTFIEPTQEMRNLKVKLKLNPMSEVLKGKSVVVVDDSIVRGTTSKKIVALLRHAGAREIHFKVACPELKFPERYGIDTPSFAELISANKSCEEVREYIGADSLEFLDIDELVASIGSERKYSLVSFDGDYFIK; encoded by the coding sequence ATGTGTGCGATAGTCGGGGTGATAAATTCAAAAGATGCGGCGAGAACAGCGTATTACGCGCTATTTGCGATGCAGCATCGCGGTCAAGAGTCTAGCGGTATCAGCGCGAACGATGCGGGCAAGATACGAACGATCAAAAATCGCGGACTCGTGACCGAGGTCTTTGGCAAGGACAGTTTTGAAATTTTAAAAGGCGACATGGCGATCGGGCACAACCGCTATTCCACCGCGGGCTCGGACTCGATCCTGGACGCCCAGCCCGTCACCGAAAACTACGCGCTTGGATCTATCGCACTCGCACACAACGGCAACCTCGTGAATAAAGACGAGATCCGCAAGGAGCTTATCGAAAACGGCGCGATATTTAGCTCGAACATGGACACCGAAAACATCATCCATCTCATCGCCCAAAACCATAGCCCGCACCTGCAAGAGCGCATCATCTACGCGCTTAGCAAGATCGTCGGGGCGTATTGTCTGCTGATCCAGTCGCGCCACAAAATTTTCGCTATCCGCGACCGCTGGGGCGTGCGTCCGCTCTCGCTGGGACGGCTAAAAGACGGCGGCTACATCGTCGCTAGCGAGACTTGCGCGTTTGATCTAGTGGGTGCTCAGTTCATCCGCGAGGTGCGCCCAGGCGAGATGATCGTATTTGAGCACGGCAATGATAAATTTGAAAGTATCCAGCTTTTTGAGCCAGATAGCAGAATTTGCGCGTTTGAATATATTTATTTCGCGCGCCCAGACAGCGTCATAGACGGCAAAAACGTCTATGAAGTGCGCAAAAAAATGGGCGCAGCGTTAGCCAAAAAAAGCCGCGTGAAAGCGGACTTCGTCGTGCCAGTGCCCGATAGCGGCGTGCCGGCTGCGCTTGGATACGCGCAGGCTAGCGGACTGCCCTTTGAGGCGGCGATCGTGCGAAACCACTACGTCGGGCGTACATTCATCGAGCCAACCCAAGAGATGCGCAACCTCAAAGTCAAGCTCAAACTAAACCCGATGAGCGAGGTGCTAAAAGGCAAAAGCGTTGTCGTGGTCGATGATAGCATCGTGCGCGGCACGACCAGCAAAAAGATCGTGGCGCTGCTGCGGCATGCGGGTGCGAGGGAGATACATTTTAAAGTCGCTTGCCCCGAGCTTAAATTTCCCGAGAGATACGGCATCGACACGCCAAGCTTTGCCGAGCTCATCAGCGCGAACAAAAGCTGCGAGGAGGTGCGCGAGTATATCGGCGCGGACAGCCTTGAATTTTTAGACATCGACGAGCTGGTCGCAAGTATCGGCTCCGAGCGCAAATACTCGCTCGTTAGCTTTGACGGGGATTATTTTATAAAATGA
- a CDS encoding cytochrome c gives MKKSNALVVGFILLSSHLFAGEAYVTQNYDSSVGKIFAGAKVDEIKKDSDHSLVKYTGFIPAGSTIAYARHGLLEKEIELNADTKYEKISEKPDEYDTVWTQVSFELTLPTKILSYDKKQVANQGKELFEARCSTCHPLHPYDEFGVNVWPGIIETMKERANLNDTEYSLAVRFLQSKAPTE, from the coding sequence ATGAAAAAAAGCAATGCTTTAGTAGTCGGTTTTATTCTACTTAGCTCTCACCTGTTCGCAGGTGAGGCTTATGTTACACAAAATTACGATAGCTCGGTAGGGAAAATTTTTGCCGGAGCCAAAGTAGATGAGATCAAAAAAGATAGCGATCACTCGCTAGTAAAATATACCGGCTTTATCCCGGCCGGTAGCACTATAGCTTATGCTAGACACGGGTTGCTCGAAAAGGAGATAGAGCTAAACGCTGATACAAAATATGAAAAAATCAGCGAAAAGCCCGACGAATACGACACGGTATGGACACAGGTAAGCTTCGAGCTAACACTACCTACAAAGATACTCTCCTATGATAAAAAACAAGTGGCAAATCAAGGCAAAGAGCTATTCGAAGCCAGGTGTAGTACCTGCCATCCTCTCCATCCGTATGATGAATTTGGCGTAAATGTTTGGCCCGGCATAATCGAAACGATGAAAGAAAGGGCGAATTTAAACGATACGGAGTATTCACTGGCCGTAAGATTTTTACAAAGCAAAGCTCCGACCGAATAA
- a CDS encoding molybdopterin-dependent oxidoreductase, protein MKRRDFLKSVGAVSAIGASSASAIDLGGESILSDDDFVMNASHYGALWGKEKNGRFEILKEFEGDKYPSSMLQGIVARTYDPSRITAPCVRESYLKKGYKADPSLRGKEKFVEITWEEAYDLIAKELKRVYKDFGYPSVYGGSVGWYGVGNVNNPQALVGRMLQVAGGYCKRSYTYSAGAISVITPHVTGTNEAFVASASWDNICKNTEVFVLWGSDMINTNQIGEHIPTHHQYEDFKNLKDQIKKRGLKVINIDPIQTTSADYYDAEHIAPYPNTDVALMLGIAYHLADKGLADQEFLKKYTSGYAQFEEYLFGKTDNTPKTPAWASKICGIDEAKIKELAELFASKRTMLHSGWALQRNDHGEQPCWMMITLAAMLGQIGLPGGGYDFALHYEAQGSKVAKFPGLEAVAGSVSAKGEWSTREIPTIPCARIVDCIKNPGKEIEFNGKKIKYPDFRMIYWAGGNPVHHHQDVNQLIKALRSRIETFVMQDCFWTATAKMADIVLPATLECERNDIAKASNGSYIFAIKPIVKPWCNAKDDYEIYSNILKRFDKAAYDAFTEGNEDSLSWVKTLYERSVARGKEMGIDMPNFDEFWKKGYVEFELPKEDDSVRLAGFIQNPMTNRLGTPSGKIEIFSRKIAKFNYKECRAYPSWFEPVEWHGDKNAKDYPLSLVSPHPKYRLHAQLNNTWLRDLEEAQEREPAWINPQDAKKYGIKNGDIIKVSSKRGSILAGAIVTDKIRQGAIRIQEGSWYDPLDWSKNDSLEVHGAVNVLTVDKSTSELAQACCITANVKIEKFKGVAPLVKAFEPPIIIKKG, encoded by the coding sequence ATGAAAAGACGAGATTTTCTAAAGAGTGTTGGCGCCGTCAGTGCCATTGGTGCAAGTAGCGCCAGCGCTATCGATCTGGGCGGAGAGTCTATCCTAAGCGATGATGACTTTGTTATGAACGCTAGCCACTATGGCGCACTTTGGGGTAAAGAGAAAAACGGCCGCTTTGAAATTCTTAAAGAATTTGAAGGCGACAAATATCCATCATCTATGCTTCAAGGTATCGTTGCAAGGACTTATGATCCAAGTAGGATAACCGCTCCTTGCGTCAGAGAGAGCTATCTAAAGAAAGGCTATAAAGCCGATCCGTCACTTAGAGGTAAAGAGAAATTTGTAGAGATCACTTGGGAAGAGGCCTATGATCTTATAGCAAAAGAGCTAAAAAGGGTTTATAAAGACTTTGGCTATCCAAGCGTTTATGGCGGTAGCGTAGGCTGGTATGGCGTAGGAAACGTAAATAACCCGCAAGCTCTAGTAGGTAGGATGTTGCAGGTTGCAGGCGGATACTGCAAAAGAAGCTACACTTACTCGGCTGGTGCTATATCTGTCATTACTCCACATGTCACAGGAACGAACGAAGCCTTCGTCGCCTCTGCATCTTGGGATAATATATGTAAAAATACGGAAGTATTCGTACTTTGGGGCTCCGATATGATAAATACAAATCAAATCGGTGAGCATATCCCGACCCATCATCAATACGAAGACTTTAAAAATTTAAAAGATCAGATCAAAAAACGCGGACTAAAAGTCATCAATATAGACCCTATACAAACGACTTCGGCTGATTATTACGATGCAGAGCACATAGCGCCATATCCGAATACCGATGTTGCCTTGATGCTTGGTATCGCTTATCATTTAGCCGACAAAGGGCTTGCAGATCAAGAATTCTTAAAAAAATATACCAGCGGTTATGCACAATTTGAAGAGTATCTGTTTGGCAAAACCGACAATACGCCAAAAACCCCTGCATGGGCAAGTAAAATTTGCGGTATAGACGAAGCAAAGATAAAAGAGCTAGCCGAGCTTTTCGCTAGCAAAAGAACGATGCTTCATAGCGGTTGGGCGCTACAAAGAAACGACCACGGCGAACAGCCTTGCTGGATGATGATAACTTTAGCCGCTATGCTAGGACAGATCGGACTTCCTGGCGGCGGATACGACTTTGCTCTACACTACGAAGCACAAGGAAGTAAGGTAGCTAAATTCCCGGGTCTTGAGGCTGTAGCGGGCTCAGTATCTGCAAAAGGCGAATGGAGCACAAGAGAAATTCCGACTATACCTTGCGCCAGAATAGTAGACTGCATCAAAAATCCGGGCAAAGAGATAGAATTTAACGGCAAAAAGATAAAGTATCCGGACTTTAGAATGATCTACTGGGCCGGAGGAAATCCAGTCCACCACCATCAAGATGTAAATCAGCTGATAAAAGCGCTTCGCTCCAGGATAGAGACTTTCGTCATGCAAGATTGCTTCTGGACAGCCACTGCAAAGATGGCCGATATAGTCTTGCCTGCGACACTTGAGTGCGAGAGAAACGACATAGCAAAAGCATCTAACGGAAGCTATATCTTTGCTATAAAACCGATAGTAAAGCCTTGGTGCAACGCAAAAGACGACTATGAAATTTACTCAAATATCCTAAAAAGGTTTGACAAGGCTGCGTATGACGCCTTTACAGAAGGCAACGAAGATAGCCTAAGCTGGGTCAAAACACTTTACGAAAGATCAGTCGCTCGCGGAAAAGAGATGGGCATAGATATGCCAAATTTCGATGAATTTTGGAAAAAAGGATATGTTGAATTCGAGCTTCCAAAAGAAGATGACTCCGTAAGGCTAGCAGGCTTCATACAAAATCCAATGACAAACAGACTAGGAACTCCGTCCGGAAAAATAGAAATTTTCTCAAGAAAGATAGCTAAATTTAACTACAAAGAGTGCAGAGCCTATCCTAGCTGGTTCGAGCCGGTAGAGTGGCATGGCGACAAGAACGCTAAAGACTATCCTTTGTCACTTGTTTCACCACATCCAAAATACCGCTTGCACGCTCAGCTAAACAATACTTGGCTAAGAGATCTTGAAGAGGCGCAAGAAAGAGAGCCTGCTTGGATCAATCCGCAAGATGCTAAAAAATACGGCATAAAAAACGGCGATATCATAAAAGTAAGCTCCAAAAGAGGATCGATACTAGCAGGAGCGATCGTAACCGATAAGATAAGGCAAGGCGCTATCCGTATCCAGGAGGGCAGCTGGTACGATCCGCTCGACTGGTCTAAAAACGACTCTTTGGAAGTGCATGGGGCCGTAAACGTCCTAACGGTAGATAAATCTACAAGTGAGCTAGCGCAGGCTTGCTGCATCACGGCAAACGTGAAAATAGAGAAATTTAAAGGCGTAGCGCCGCTAGTAAAAGCGTTTGAGCCGCCAATCATCATCAAAAAAGGATAA
- a CDS encoding ATP-binding protein yields MNTKYIIIFFFPIFFIFYFYLIYANYKDNKEYVLNLTVSNQISMAQSYKTRIDERISNQKKLLEETAKFVKSKDADKDYDLIRDVLRILARTAGFSEVYVGYSDTNKVISSDKYDMIKYYSNYDVKRRPWHQIVKSKQQTSFTEPYIDTKLKKYVISIAVPIYKNNKLDNVLVGDFELDAFQKEMASFFPSKYGSAFLMTDGAKILDSTKQIIDYTDAYVEKILFAIYNKKQGSGRFLINGKKYIFVYDMIAYGEWIFVSILEEDKIYENLNAKTLNNLLVFLFLMIFGVCISVWMYISQKRINDNKHFLSLFSKSSINGLVITDKNGEITFINKTFEKIFSLKFKEFIGKNISELFYLFNDADIFEQVKSDTNKNILVKKNIRDCFYGIRVIPLLEKGDKFEGVMIVAYDMTHETQLEMNRQQQERILIENSKMAALGEMSSAISHQWRQPLNALLLLVSDIEAKIEQIRIQDNAKSEVLSRLGESRTNIELMDETINIFKNFYKESLQETKFNLLDIMDDILYICKPQITIKGIHIQADYEIKDYEITSYSSYIKQVLLNLISNAKDELVKRKLLDENFKAYIKISIVEEETRYIINVEDNGAGVGDDIKEHIFEPFFTTKGKEGTGMGLYLCKLIFDKKINGDIILSHASNPTIFSVVLYKNGQ; encoded by the coding sequence ATGAATACGAAATATATAATAATCTTCTTTTTCCCTATATTTTTCATTTTTTATTTTTATCTTATTTATGCAAACTATAAAGACAATAAAGAGTATGTTTTAAATTTGACCGTCTCAAATCAAATAAGCATGGCTCAAAGCTATAAGACCAGGATAGACGAGCGTATAAGCAATCAAAAAAAGTTGCTGGAAGAGACGGCGAAATTTGTCAAGTCAAAAGATGCAGACAAGGACTACGACCTCATAAGGGACGTGCTTAGAATTTTGGCCAGAACGGCTGGATTTTCAGAGGTTTATGTGGGATATAGCGACACAAACAAGGTCATTTCAAGTGATAAATATGACATGATAAAATACTACTCAAACTACGATGTCAAGCGAAGACCTTGGCATCAGATCGTAAAATCAAAGCAGCAAACCTCCTTTACCGAGCCATACATAGATACGAAGCTAAAAAAATACGTCATATCAATAGCCGTACCGATATATAAAAACAATAAACTCGATAATGTATTGGTTGGCGATTTTGAGCTAGATGCCTTTCAAAAAGAGATGGCTTCGTTTTTTCCTTCCAAATACGGCTCGGCTTTTTTGATGACGGACGGGGCTAAAATTTTAGACTCCACAAAGCAGATCATAGACTATACGGACGCTTATGTCGAGAAAATTTTATTTGCCATATACAATAAAAAACAAGGAAGCGGCAGGTTTTTGATAAATGGCAAAAAATATATCTTTGTATACGATATGATCGCATACGGCGAGTGGATATTCGTTTCTATATTAGAAGAGGATAAAATTTATGAAAATTTAAACGCAAAGACACTCAACAATCTTTTAGTATTTTTATTTTTGATGATTTTTGGCGTTTGTATATCGGTTTGGATGTATATTTCGCAAAAGAGGATCAACGATAACAAGCACTTTCTTAGCTTATTTTCCAAAAGCTCGATAAACGGACTGGTGATTACCGATAAAAATGGCGAGATAACGTTCATAAACAAAACTTTCGAGAAAATTTTCTCGCTGAAATTTAAAGAATTTATCGGTAAAAACATAAGCGAGCTATTTTATTTATTTAACGATGCGGATATATTTGAGCAAGTAAAAAGCGATACGAATAAAAATATCCTAGTCAAGAAAAATATACGAGACTGCTTTTATGGCATCCGCGTCATACCGCTTTTGGAAAAGGGCGATAAATTTGAAGGCGTTATGATAGTCGCCTATGATATGACGCATGAGACGCAACTTGAGATGAATAGGCAGCAGCAAGAGAGGATCTTGATAGAAAATTCTAAAATGGCGGCGCTTGGCGAGATGAGCTCGGCTATATCTCATCAGTGGAGGCAGCCATTAAATGCGCTTTTGCTGCTAGTAAGCGACATAGAGGCTAAAATAGAGCAGATTCGTATACAAGATAATGCAAAAAGCGAAGTACTTTCGCGACTTGGTGAGTCTAGGACAAATATAGAACTAATGGACGAGACGATAAATATCTTTAAAAATTTTTACAAGGAAAGCTTGCAGGAGACGAAATTTAACCTGCTTGACATAATGGATGATATCTTGTATATATGCAAGCCTCAAATCACGATAAAAGGCATACATATACAAGCTGATTACGAGATAAAAGACTACGAGATAACGAGCTATTCGTCCTATATCAAACAGGTTTTGCTAAATTTGATATCAAATGCAAAAGATGAGCTCGTAAAAAGGAAGCTACTTGATGAGAATTTTAAAGCTTATATAAAAATAAGTATCGTTGAAGAGGAAACGAGATATATTATAAACGTCGAGGACAATGGTGCTGGCGTGGGTGATGATATAAAAGAGCACATTTTCGAGCCGTTTTTCACGACTAAGGGCAAGGAGGGGACAGGTATGGGGCTTTATCTGTGCAAGTTGATTTTTGATAAGAAAATAAACGGAGATATCATTTTGAGCCATGCCTCGAATCCAACGATATTTTCAGTGGTGCTTTATAAAAATGGACAATAA
- a CDS encoding response regulator transcription factor: protein MDNKIFENLKDTNVLFVEDDENLKNIVKSLIAPYINEIYTAGNGEEGLELFNANKIDLIISDINMAHMSGISMAQEIRKIDPAVPIIFITAYDTDENLYNSISLKSSGFLKKPFDRRQLMISMLMAITNSQNLAQNTIDLKNGFIYDMNARILYKDGDAVVLTRTEQRFLYLLIKNIGRVVSFDAIESYVWNEKFASLDTIRNFINRIRSKIYPELIKNISGIGYKIDID from the coding sequence ATGGACAATAAAATTTTTGAAAATTTAAAAGACACTAATGTGCTTTTTGTCGAGGATGATGAAAATTTAAAAAATATTGTCAAGAGTCTAATTGCGCCTTATATCAATGAAATTTATACGGCTGGCAACGGCGAAGAGGGGCTGGAACTCTTTAATGCAAATAAAATAGATCTCATAATAAGCGACATCAATATGGCTCATATGAGCGGAATTTCTATGGCTCAAGAGATCAGGAAGATAGACCCTGCCGTGCCAATTATATTTATAACCGCTTATGATACCGATGAAAATTTGTATAATTCCATATCATTAAAAAGTAGTGGATTTTTAAAAAAGCCCTTTGATAGGCGCCAGCTGATGATATCTATGCTAATGGCGATCACAAATAGCCAAAATTTAGCCCAAAATACTATCGATCTAAAAAATGGCTTTATCTATGATATGAACGCAAGGATCTTGTATAAAGACGGTGATGCGGTCGTTTTGACCAGGACCGAGCAGCGATTTTTATATCTACTTATCAAAAATATCGGCAGAGTCGTATCGTTTGACGCGATAGAGTCATATGTCTGGAATGAAAAATTCGCTTCGCTGGATACTATTAGAAATTTTATAAATAGGATCAGGAGCAAAATTTATCCTGAACTCATAAAAAATATCTCGGGCATCGGGTATAAGATCGATATAGATTAA
- a CDS encoding DUF2393 family protein: MSLSYFTIVHIIVILVIFLLSMLLLVLSMRAERKLFWSLLFINILVSTTLCVFLMLVLDKYTKKGSLENVTSERILINESIAFKGKVRNVGNFTLTHCTLSVRLVNRPQNRDGHFKEIFKPSGLTFFSSLFKSEDKDERPNAVEYKFDVAQNLQKQRSVDFMVSMPYPPYFENVMHITKLSCY; the protein is encoded by the coding sequence ATGAGCCTGAGCTATTTTACCATCGTGCATATCATCGTGATATTGGTGATATTTTTGCTCTCGATGTTGCTTTTGGTGCTGTCGATGAGGGCTGAGCGCAAGCTTTTTTGGTCGCTTTTGTTTATAAATATCCTAGTCTCTACGACGCTTTGCGTGTTTTTGATGCTCGTTTTGGACAAATACACAAAAAAAGGCAGCCTTGAAAATGTCACGAGCGAGAGGATCTTGATAAACGAAAGCATCGCGTTTAAGGGCAAAGTCCGCAATGTAGGGAATTTTACGCTGACTCACTGTACTCTTAGCGTAAGGCTGGTGAATCGTCCGCAAAACAGAGACGGACATTTCAAGGAAATTTTTAAACCTAGCGGGCTTACGTTTTTTTCATCGCTTTTTAAAAGCGAAGATAAAGACGAGAGACCAAATGCCGTCGAATATAAATTTGACGTGGCTCAAAATTTACAAAAGCAAAGAAGCGTGGATTTTATGGTGAGTATGCCATACCCGCCGTATTTTGAAAACGTTATGCACATCACGAAGCTTAGTTGTTATTAA